A genomic region of Chitinimonas arctica contains the following coding sequences:
- a CDS encoding FmdB family zinc ribbon protein, with product MPIYDYQCTDCGHRAEVLRKLSDPVLTTCPACGQEGFAKQLSAAGFQLKGSGWYATDFKGGSSTSNTPAATAAAPAAATETPAAGCGAGACGHTHH from the coding sequence ATGCCGATCTACGACTACCAATGTACCGATTGCGGCCATCGCGCCGAGGTACTGCGCAAGCTATCCGACCCCGTTCTCACCACCTGTCCCGCTTGCGGCCAGGAGGGTTTTGCCAAGCAACTGTCCGCCGCCGGTTTCCAGCTCAAGGGGTCGGGATGGTATGCCACCGACTTCAAGGGCGGGTCTTCTACCAGCAATACGCCGGCAGCAACGGCCGCCGCACCTGCCGCCGCGACCGAGACGCCCGCCGCCGGTTGTGGCGCCGGTGCTTGCGGCCATACGCATCACTGA
- a CDS encoding HDOD domain-containing protein: MKINTEALDLPSPAEQWLAAYGDKLPRHNPAIVAFIGGGHEHDDELAALERSASGNPSSILRLLKVANSPFFGLSKQITSVKQAITVLGFSAASAIVLRGIILDAFDISSADLMANELIAHSVMTGICAKVLAEEWGEPRDIAFTIGILHNIGKLTMLVYARTLAEEIYRGNERTGEELERELEVFGFSHAELGILMLKKWHIPDTIIEAIRDYPDLADCSTRLKRIIHHAQAIAGLLRQEGGGPLPGNTIERLSNELDVSGPRLHALTHTILREVAIIIAPV; encoded by the coding sequence ATGAAAATCAATACCGAAGCGCTGGACCTGCCCAGCCCGGCCGAGCAGTGGCTGGCTGCCTATGGCGACAAGCTGCCTCGGCACAATCCTGCCATCGTTGCCTTTATCGGCGGCGGCCATGAACATGATGACGAGCTGGCGGCACTGGAACGTAGCGCATCCGGCAATCCGAGCAGCATTCTCAGGCTTTTGAAGGTAGCCAACTCGCCCTTCTTCGGCCTCAGCAAGCAAATCACCTCGGTCAAGCAGGCCATTACGGTGCTGGGCTTTTCGGCGGCCAGTGCGATCGTCTTGCGCGGCATCATCCTCGATGCCTTCGATATCTCCAGCGCCGATCTCATGGCGAATGAACTGATCGCCCACAGTGTCATGACCGGTATCTGCGCCAAGGTGCTAGCCGAAGAGTGGGGCGAGCCACGCGATATCGCATTCACCATCGGCATATTGCATAACATAGGCAAGCTCACCATGCTGGTCTACGCCCGCACGCTGGCGGAGGAAATCTATCGCGGCAACGAGCGCACCGGCGAGGAGTTGGAAAGAGAGCTGGAGGTTTTTGGCTTCAGCCATGCGGAACTGGGCATTCTGATGCTAAAGAAATGGCATATCCCGGACACGATCATCGAGGCCATCCGCGACTATCCCGACCTGGCGGACTGCTCGACCCGCTTGAAAAGAATCATCCACCATGCCCAGGCAATCGCCGGCCTGCTAAGACAGGAAGGCGGGGGTCCCCTGCCCGGCAACACCATTGAACGGCTATCGAACGAACTGGATGTATCCGGGCCGCGACTTCATGCGCTGACCCATACCATCTTGCGGGAGGTGGCTATTATTATAGCGCCCGTATAA
- a CDS encoding TetR/AcrR family transcriptional regulator has product MNEITLDRPISASGRKLQRRGEESRRKILDATLVLIARLGLHGVTHRAIAAEAGVPLSLTTYFFSGMNDLIGQAFDHFVQVAAPDNGALRHQLSEYLDGFSAEQLLHDPAIRQQVCAHVTSLLADFVQDQTASQSVGLAVGLNFMTQYRLDPPLRAKVVSYRASLVAGITELAGRVGSAQPETDASLVLGVIHRVQFECINLPTAKPENLLQAEIGRMLALVFRLV; this is encoded by the coding sequence ATGAACGAAATCACGCTAGATCGTCCCATTTCCGCATCAGGACGTAAATTGCAACGCAGAGGAGAGGAATCCCGCCGCAAAATACTTGACGCCACCCTGGTATTGATCGCCAGGCTGGGATTGCACGGCGTTACCCATCGGGCCATCGCGGCCGAAGCGGGGGTGCCGTTGTCGCTGACCACCTACTTTTTTAGCGGCATGAACGACCTGATCGGCCAGGCCTTCGATCATTTCGTCCAGGTGGCCGCGCCGGATAATGGCGCCTTGCGACATCAGCTGAGCGAATACCTGGATGGCTTTTCCGCCGAACAGCTGCTGCATGATCCGGCAATCCGTCAGCAGGTTTGTGCCCATGTCACGTCCCTGCTGGCCGATTTCGTGCAGGATCAGACCGCATCGCAATCGGTTGGCCTGGCTGTCGGGCTGAATTTTATGACGCAGTACCGGCTCGATCCGCCCTTGCGTGCCAAAGTGGTCAGCTACCGTGCTTCGCTGGTGGCCGGCATCACCGAACTGGCCGGCCGGGTCGGCTCTGCCCAACCGGAGACCGATGCTTCACTGGTACTGGGCGTGATCCATCGCGTGCAGTTCGAGTGCATCAATCTGCCCACGGCCAAACCGGAAAACCTTTTGCAAGCCGAAATCGGCCGTATGCTTGCCTTGGTGTTCCGGCTGGTTTGA
- a CDS encoding BON domain-containing protein yields the protein MFKRISLLLLSLLAASQLTACFPLIVAGAATGVAVSQDRRSTSVVWNDKQIESRIGDRVSAKFGSLSHVNITSFNRSVLLSGEVPDEATRTEVEKQARETQDVKQVYNELAIRLPSSLSSRTADAALTTKAKARMMDANRFSPLHVKVVSERGQIFLLGLVKQQEAKDATQLASQTAGVEKVVTLFEYID from the coding sequence GTGTTCAAACGAATCAGCCTGCTGCTATTGTCGCTACTGGCGGCCAGCCAGCTCACCGCCTGTTTTCCCTTGATCGTCGCCGGCGCCGCCACCGGGGTGGCCGTCTCGCAGGATCGCCGCAGCACTTCCGTGGTGTGGAACGACAAACAGATCGAATCGCGGATAGGTGATCGGGTGTCCGCCAAGTTCGGCAGCCTGAGCCACGTCAATATCACCAGCTTCAACCGCAGCGTGTTGCTCAGCGGCGAAGTGCCTGACGAAGCGACGCGCACCGAAGTGGAGAAACAGGCGCGCGAGACCCAGGATGTAAAACAGGTCTACAACGAGCTGGCCATCCGCTTGCCTTCCAGCCTGTCGTCCCGCACCGCCGATGCGGCCCTGACCACCAAGGCCAAGGCGCGCATGATGGATGCCAACCGCTTTTCGCCCCTGCATGTGAAGGTGGTAAGCGAACGCGGGCAGATATTCCTGCTGGGTCTGGTCAAGCAACAGGAAGCGAAGGATGCGACCCAGTTGGCCAGCCAGACGGCGGGCGTGGAAAAGGTCGTGACCTTGTTCGAATATATCGATTGA
- a CDS encoding response regulator, whose protein sequence is MERTLLLVDDEANIIAALTRLFRREGYTILTADSGESGLLILSKHPVGVIISDQRMLHMKGTEFLSAAKLLQPNCVRIVLSGYTEVNSITDAVNRGSVFRFLTKPWDDQTLLEQVDEAFEQYELKMTNFRLSEELQQKNVALEKTKHQLEIALANVSTERDVGRSILKITQQVLHQAPVAIIGYTLDGTIAVNNQQASRLFPALCPGLDIYSLLPYEVVMALKSNKTAGTYRESENRQFNFKNTPLNANNAVAGMILTFIPQASDRLEYENGGKSASHGRPANPL, encoded by the coding sequence ATGGAACGCACACTCCTGCTGGTCGATGATGAAGCCAATATCATCGCCGCGCTCACACGCCTATTCCGGCGCGAGGGCTACACCATTCTGACCGCCGATTCCGGCGAGTCGGGCTTGCTGATATTAAGCAAACATCCGGTCGGCGTGATCATCTCCGATCAGCGCATGCTGCACATGAAAGGCACCGAGTTCCTCAGCGCCGCCAAGCTGCTGCAGCCCAATTGCGTGCGCATTGTTTTATCGGGATACACCGAGGTGAATTCGATCACCGATGCCGTCAATCGCGGTTCGGTGTTCCGTTTCCTGACCAAGCCCTGGGATGATCAAACACTGCTGGAGCAGGTCGACGAGGCATTTGAACAGTACGAACTGAAGATGACCAATTTCAGGCTCTCCGAGGAGTTGCAGCAAAAGAACGTCGCCCTGGAAAAGACCAAGCACCAGCTGGAGATCGCCTTGGCCAATGTCAGCACCGAACGCGATGTGGGCAGATCCATCCTGAAGATCACCCAGCAAGTGCTGCACCAGGCGCCGGTCGCCATTATCGGCTACACCCTGGACGGCACCATCGCCGTCAATAACCAGCAAGCCTCGCGCTTGTTTCCGGCGCTTTGTCCCGGGCTTGATATCTATTCACTGCTCCCTTACGAAGTGGTCATGGCGCTGAAAAGCAATAAAACGGCGGGGACCTATCGCGAAAGTGAAAATCGCCAATTCAATTTCAAGAACACGCCGCTCAATGCCAATAACGCCGTTGCCGGCATGATACTGACCTTTATTCCGCAGGCTTCGGACAGGCTCGAATACGAAAACGGCGGAAAGTCGGCCAGCCATGGCAGGCCGGCCAATCCGCTATGA
- the rsmI gene encoding 16S rRNA (cytidine(1402)-2'-O)-methyltransferase, whose protein sequence is MATPIGNLRDLTPRAQAILAGADLIAAEDTRVTGQLLKHFGIATRMMSLREHNEREAAEKLIERLRAGQAIAQVSDAGTPAVSDPGARLVAAVHAAGFKVVPIPGASALLAALAGAGMQSPRFQFHGFPEPKSTARRKEFETLKNLPHTIAFFEAPHRIADSLVDMAAVFGPERIAVVCRELTKTFETIRRAPLAELASWVAADGNQQRGELVVLVEAAPVVVQDDAAGFDAILQPLVRELPMKQAVKLAAEITGGNRNALYERALQLKGE, encoded by the coding sequence GTGGCTACGCCCATCGGGAATTTGCGCGATTTGACGCCCCGGGCCCAAGCCATCCTTGCCGGCGCAGATCTGATTGCCGCCGAGGACACCCGCGTTACCGGCCAATTACTTAAACACTTCGGCATCGCCACCCGGATGATGTCGCTACGCGAGCATAACGAACGCGAAGCGGCCGAAAAACTGATCGAGCGGCTCCGCGCCGGCCAGGCGATTGCCCAGGTCTCGGATGCCGGCACCCCCGCCGTCAGCGATCCCGGCGCTCGCCTGGTCGCCGCCGTCCATGCCGCCGGTTTCAAGGTCGTCCCCATCCCCGGCGCCTCCGCCCTGTTGGCCGCGCTGGCCGGCGCCGGCATGCAATCGCCCCGCTTCCAGTTCCATGGCTTCCCCGAACCCAAGAGCACGGCGCGGCGCAAGGAATTCGAGACGCTCAAGAACCTGCCGCATACCATTGCTTTTTTTGAAGCGCCGCATCGCATTGCCGACAGCCTGGTCGATATGGCAGCCGTATTCGGACCCGAGCGCATCGCCGTTGTCTGCCGCGAATTGACCAAGACTTTCGAAACCATCCGCCGTGCACCGCTGGCGGAGCTGGCGAGCTGGGTCGCCGCCGACGGCAACCAGCAGCGAGGCGAACTGGTCGTATTGGTAGAAGCCGCCCCGGTGGTCGTGCAGGACGATGCAGCCGGTTTCGACGCCATACTGCAACCCTTGGTGCGTGAACTGCCGATGAAACAGGCGGTGAAGCTGGCGGCGGAAATCACCGGCGGAAATCGCAACGCCTTGTATGAACGGGCTTTGCAACTGAAGGGGGAATAG
- a CDS encoding sulfite exporter TauE/SafE family protein, which yields MLELIPLILIAFSAGLIDAAVGGGGLVQVPGLFATLPNQLPATLFGTNKFSAIFGTATASWRYARSVDIAWRLVIPAALTAFVCAFLGAMAVSHIPKEWMRPLVLALLLFMLGYTLRKKDFGAMHRPSHIGRRELAVALAIGGAIGFYDGLFGPGTGSFLIFLFIRFFGFDFLRASSAAKVVNLATNLAALAFFIPSGNVLYRYAIPMAMANIVGAMLGTRLAMKGGTVLIRKLFITLVSLLIAKLGWNLVH from the coding sequence ATGCTCGAACTCATCCCGCTGATCCTTATCGCTTTTTCCGCCGGGCTGATCGACGCGGCAGTGGGGGGCGGCGGTCTGGTGCAGGTTCCCGGGCTTTTTGCCACCCTGCCCAACCAATTGCCCGCCACGCTGTTCGGCACCAATAAGTTCAGCGCGATCTTCGGCACCGCGACCGCGAGCTGGCGCTATGCGCGCAGCGTCGATATCGCTTGGCGGCTGGTGATTCCGGCCGCCCTCACCGCCTTCGTCTGCGCCTTTCTGGGCGCCATGGCGGTCAGCCATATTCCCAAGGAATGGATGCGGCCGCTGGTATTGGCGCTGCTCCTGTTCATGCTGGGCTACACCCTGCGCAAGAAGGACTTCGGCGCCATGCATCGGCCCAGCCATATCGGTCGGCGCGAGCTGGCCGTGGCGCTTGCGATAGGCGGCGCCATCGGCTTTTACGACGGCCTGTTCGGCCCCGGCACCGGCAGCTTCCTGATCTTTCTGTTTATCCGCTTTTTCGGCTTCGACTTCTTGCGCGCCTCCAGCGCGGCCAAGGTGGTCAATCTGGCCACCAACCTGGCGGCCCTTGCCTTCTTCATTCCTTCCGGCAACGTGCTCTATCGCTATGCCATTCCCATGGCCATGGCGAATATCGTCGGCGCGATGCTGGGCACCCGCCTGGCCATGAAGGGCGGAACCGTCCTGATACGCAAACTTTTCATTACCCTCGTCAGCCTGCTGATCGCCAAATTGGGCTGGAATCTTGTGCATTAG
- a CDS encoding response regulator yields MHYIMLVDDEQNLLNALSRELARVEDEQGQPIALAVDCYPDPASALMAAEIKSYDLVISDYRMPGMNGVEFLSQFRRHQPDAIRIILSGSTDVPGLIRAVNEAQIFHLLRKPWCEEELKQLILRGIRERQRLLENKRLADVVRAGQSAVRHR; encoded by the coding sequence ATGCATTACATTATGCTCGTGGACGATGAGCAAAATCTGCTCAATGCGCTCAGCAGGGAATTGGCCCGGGTCGAGGACGAGCAAGGCCAGCCGATCGCCTTAGCGGTCGACTGTTATCCCGATCCCGCCAGCGCGCTGATGGCTGCGGAGATCAAATCCTATGACCTGGTGATTTCCGACTACCGCATGCCCGGCATGAACGGCGTCGAATTCCTGAGCCAATTCAGGCGCCACCAGCCAGATGCGATACGCATCATTCTTTCCGGCTCGACCGACGTACCGGGCCTGATCCGGGCCGTCAACGAGGCGCAGATCTTCCATTTGCTGCGCAAACCCTGGTGCGAAGAAGAATTGAAGCAGCTTATCCTGCGGGGGATCCGGGAGCGCCAGCGCCTGCTGGAAAACAAGCGCCTGGCCGATGTCGTCCGCGCCGGACAATCGGCCGTTCGACATCGCTAG
- a CDS encoding YraN family protein, with protein sequence MPPGKGEAAERRAADFLLTKKVRILARNWRCRMGEIDLIADDGGILVFVEVRYRAKGRFGGAADSITAAKQARLVAAAQLYLATLPRMPPCRFDAILLDGDDAPRWLKNIIEL encoded by the coding sequence ATGCCACCAGGCAAAGGCGAGGCGGCCGAACGGCGGGCGGCGGATTTCCTGCTGACGAAGAAAGTCAGGATACTGGCACGCAACTGGCGATGCCGTATGGGCGAGATTGATTTGATCGCCGATGACGGCGGTATCCTGGTGTTCGTCGAGGTGCGCTACCGTGCCAAGGGGCGCTTCGGCGGTGCGGCCGACAGCATCACCGCAGCCAAGCAGGCCCGCCTGGTCGCGGCGGCCCAGCTCTATCTCGCGACTTTGCCCCGCATGCCGCCTTGTCGCTTCGATGCGATATTGCTGGATGGCGACGACGCGCCGCGTTGGCTGAAAAATATAATCGAACTGTAA
- the nudB gene encoding dihydroneopterin triphosphate diphosphatase has protein sequence MPAPYKRPESVLVVIYTPDLKSLIIERTDFKDAWQSVTGSLEEDETPRATARREVQEEVGIDTDLHELQDWGICNEWEIYEIWRHRYAPGVIQNTEHVFGLLVPELFEPTLSVREHSGWLWRDWNVAAEAVFSPSNADALRLLPEMAEKFGARLIPQGNA, from the coding sequence ATGCCCGCCCCCTACAAACGCCCGGAATCCGTGCTGGTCGTCATCTACACCCCCGATTTGAAGTCGCTGATCATTGAACGCACCGACTTCAAGGATGCCTGGCAATCGGTCACCGGCAGCCTGGAAGAAGACGAAACCCCGCGCGCCACCGCCCGCCGAGAAGTGCAGGAAGAGGTCGGCATCGATACGGACCTGCACGAATTGCAGGACTGGGGCATCTGCAACGAGTGGGAAATCTACGAGATCTGGCGCCATCGCTACGCCCCGGGGGTGATCCAGAATACCGAACACGTTTTCGGACTGCTGGTCCCGGAGTTGTTCGAACCTACCCTGTCGGTGCGCGAGCACAGCGGCTGGCTATGGCGCGACTGGAACGTGGCCGCCGAAGCGGTATTCTCGCCGTCCAATGCAGACGCCCTGCGCCTGCTGCCGGAGATGGCCGAGAAGTTCGGCGCGCGGTTGATTCCGCAGGGAAATGCGTAG
- a CDS encoding phosphoheptose isomerase, whose translation MDLIDRVNQHFLDSIAAKEEARELLTAPAAVAAERMVAALMADRKILACGNGGSAADAQHFAAEMVGRFEKERPGLAAFSLTTDTSAITAIANDYDYDLVFSKQVRALGQPGDVLLAISTSGNSVNVIEAIHAAHERQMTVIALTGKDGGKITELMKGDDIQLNVPAKRTARIQEVHILLIHSICDAIDCILLDGE comes from the coding sequence ATGGATCTGATCGATCGCGTGAACCAGCACTTCCTGGATAGCATTGCCGCCAAGGAAGAAGCCCGCGAACTCTTGACCGCTCCGGCAGCCGTTGCGGCCGAGCGGATGGTGGCCGCATTGATGGCCGACCGCAAAATCCTGGCCTGCGGCAATGGCGGCTCGGCCGCCGATGCACAGCATTTCGCGGCCGAGATGGTCGGCCGCTTCGAGAAGGAACGGCCCGGCCTGGCGGCATTTTCCTTGACGACCGATACCTCGGCGATCACGGCCATTGCCAACGACTACGATTACGACCTGGTGTTTTCCAAGCAGGTTCGTGCATTGGGGCAGCCTGGCGATGTGTTGCTGGCGATTTCCACTTCGGGGAATTCGGTCAATGTCATCGAAGCCATCCATGCGGCGCATGAACGGCAAATGACGGTAATCGCGTTGACCGGCAAGGACGGCGGCAAGATCACCGAATTGATGAAGGGTGACGATATCCAACTGAATGTGCCGGCTAAACGTACCGCCCGCATCCAGGAGGTTCATATCCTGTTGATCCACAGTATTTGCGATGCAATCGACTGCATCTTGTTGGATGGAGAGTAA
- a CDS encoding DUF2147 domain-containing protein has product MRATLPLLRLLLAVTSCMALADASSPVGNWMNISDKTKKAEAVIQIWEEKGELHGKLTKLLDSKDTLCTSCKDERKNKPLIGLEIIWGVKKDGDIWSGGKILDPDSGDIYSVKMELADGGQKLKVRGFMGFSLLGRTQTWVREQ; this is encoded by the coding sequence ATGCGCGCCACCCTCCCCCTGCTCCGATTGCTATTGGCCGTGACCAGTTGCATGGCCCTGGCCGATGCCAGCAGCCCGGTGGGCAATTGGATGAATATCAGTGACAAGACCAAGAAAGCCGAAGCCGTCATCCAGATTTGGGAGGAGAAAGGTGAACTGCACGGCAAACTGACCAAGCTGCTCGATAGCAAGGACACGCTTTGCACCAGCTGCAAGGACGAGCGCAAGAATAAGCCGCTGATTGGCCTGGAGATCATCTGGGGCGTCAAGAAGGACGGCGATATCTGGAGCGGCGGCAAAATTCTCGACCCGGATAGCGGCGATATCTACAGCGTCAAGATGGAATTGGCCGATGGCGGCCAGAAGCTCAAGGTCCGTGGTTTCATGGGCTTCTCCCTGCTTGGCCGCACCCAGACCTGGGTGCGCGAGCAATAA
- a CDS encoding penicillin-binding protein activator, translating into MHGIATFRWMPLFAAALLYLGLPGPASAEEASDARTEENVPHIALILPTKAKSLAAPAEVVRQGAMTAELKLGDDNTPKLRLYPTGERDEEALIAYRQAVARGAVGVIGPLTRGSIAKLAAYGRLEVPVLALNSLDGLNAASAPANLFALGLSIEAEARQIARAMQRDGCRQPVVVESSGPLARRMRDAFSKEWQLITGKAPMILALGADKEAVWKLKDKVAALNADALFLAADQKKARLVRPYLGSARPLYATSQVWGGKFGKVGGTNVDLVGVKFVDMPWLLEPYQGDVLAFKRADKPLNPDMQRLYALGIDAYRLSLLLLVSAPGAAIEVQGVTGTLRLSESRQFSRELMSGEVGGVPRTPAPPKQEAPPPAPAAAPAEPGSAKPQGY; encoded by the coding sequence ATGCACGGTATAGCAACCTTTCGCTGGATGCCGCTTTTCGCGGCGGCGCTACTCTACCTCGGCTTACCTGGCCCAGCCAGTGCGGAAGAGGCTTCCGACGCAAGGACGGAAGAGAATGTGCCCCATATTGCCTTGATTCTGCCGACCAAGGCGAAGAGCCTGGCCGCGCCGGCGGAAGTGGTGCGGCAAGGGGCCATGACCGCGGAATTGAAGCTGGGTGACGACAATACGCCCAAATTGCGGCTTTACCCTACCGGTGAGCGCGATGAGGAGGCGTTGATCGCCTATCGCCAGGCCGTTGCCCGGGGCGCGGTGGGCGTGATCGGCCCATTGACGCGGGGATCCATTGCCAAGCTGGCGGCCTATGGACGGTTGGAAGTGCCGGTATTGGCCCTCAATAGCCTCGATGGACTGAACGCCGCCAGTGCGCCGGCCAATTTGTTCGCGCTCGGGCTTTCCATCGAAGCCGAGGCGCGCCAGATCGCGCGCGCCATGCAACGCGACGGCTGCCGGCAGCCGGTGGTGGTAGAGTCCAGCGGCCCGTTGGCGCGCCGTATGCGCGACGCATTTTCGAAGGAGTGGCAGCTGATCACCGGCAAGGCGCCAATGATATTGGCCCTGGGCGCGGACAAGGAAGCCGTCTGGAAGTTGAAGGACAAGGTAGCCGCCTTGAATGCGGACGCGCTGTTCCTCGCTGCCGACCAGAAGAAGGCGCGGCTGGTCCGGCCTTATCTGGGCAGCGCCCGGCCGCTGTATGCCACCTCGCAGGTCTGGGGCGGCAAGTTTGGCAAGGTCGGCGGTACCAATGTGGATCTGGTGGGGGTGAAATTCGTCGATATGCCTTGGCTGCTGGAGCCTTACCAAGGTGACGTGCTGGCTTTCAAGCGGGCCGACAAGCCTTTGAATCCCGATATGCAGCGGCTCTATGCGCTGGGTATCGATGCCTATCGGCTTAGCCTGTTGCTCCTGGTTTCGGCACCGGGCGCCGCCATTGAAGTCCAGGGCGTGACCGGGACCCTGCGTTTGTCGGAAAGCCGCCAGTTCAGCCGCGAATTGATGAGCGGCGAGGTGGGTGGCGTGCCGCGTACACCGGCGCCACCCAAGCAGGAGGCGCCCCCGCCTGCGCCCGCTGCCGCACCGGCAGAACCAGGCAGCGCCAAGCCGCAGGGATACTAG